Within the Azospirillum brasilense genome, the region GCCCCGCTGGCACCGGAGGGCTGGAGCGCCTTCACCCAGGCCCTGTTCACCACCCGCGCCGGCTGGGCGATGATCGTGCTGGGGATCGGGGTCGGCTTCCTGTTCGCCGTTCTGGCGCTGGCGATCAGCGTGGTCAGCTTCCCGCTCCTCATGGACCGCCGGGTCGGCGTGGCGACGGCCATCCGCACCTCCGTCCGCGCCACCCTGAGGAATCCCGAGCCCATGGCGCTCTGGGGAATGATCGTGGCCGGCGGTCTGCTGCTCGGTTCGCTGCCGGCCTTTGTCGGGCTGGTGATCGTCATGCCGGTGCTCGGCCACGCCACATGGCACCTCTACCGGCGCCTGATCCCGGAATGAGGCGGTTGGGCTAACCGCAGGCCGGCACCTGCAGGGCAGGAAGCCCGTTCCACAGGATGGCGACCAGCGCCCCCGCGGCGGCAAGCCCGGTGAACAGACGGATGAAGCGGCGCGGGTCCTCGCTGGTCCGCCGGCCCGGAGCGGCGCCCCACAGCGCCGCCGCCAGCACGCCCGCAGCCAGCAGCAGGGCGACCGCCGTGGCGCCGAGGATCAGCACCACCGCGACGGGGTGGCCGTACAGTTCCACCCCGTCCCATGCGCGGGCGCAGATCAGGCCGTTGATGCCGTAGATCGCCGCGAAATGGGCCGCCCAGATCAGGAAGGCCGACATCATTCCGGTGAAGGTCGCGGTGAACGCCGTCTTCTCCATGCCCCAACCTCACACGGCCAGACGCGGGAACAGATGCACCAGCAGGAGCGACACCACGCCCTGCCCGCAGGTGTAGAGCCACACCAGCATCACATTGTCGAAGGTGACCCGGCGCTGCGCGTGCAGCCGCCCGGCAAAGGAGCGCGCCAGCGTGAATCCGGTCATCAGGACCAGGATCACGACGTGGAAGACCTGCCAGGAGGCCAGCATGTAGACGATGGCGCCGTAGGCGCTCTCCGACGCCACGAGGCCGCTGCCGATGTGGTTGTAGGGCTCGGCCACCGCGGCGCCCAGCATCAGCAGGAGACCAACAAGCAGGGCGCCCCGCATCGTCCAGGAGCGGTTATGGGCCACGGCGCGGCTCGCCAGCAGCATCGCTCCCGCCGCCACGACCCAGAGCCCCGCCTCGCCGAACAGCCACCCCAGCCCCGGCAGGGCGTCGGTGCCCACCGGCCAGACATCCGGGCTGACCGTCCACAGGAAGACGTAGGTGAAGCACAGGCAGGCGAAGGCAGTCCCGTCCACCAGCAGCAGGACCGCCGTCCCCCACCAGGAATGGTTCTCCGATCCCTGGAGATAGACTGGCACCCGCCAGCCGCCGCCGACGTCCTGCGGTGGATGGTCGGCCCCCTTGTCGAGGCTCCACACCCACGAGAAGACCGAGGCGATGGCCAACACCCCCGGCACCAGCGACACCCAGTAGAGCTGCACCGCCAGACAGATGAAATGGGCGGCGGTGAATAGCCCGGCCAGGAAATGGCTCCAGTGCGGTCCAGGCATCGGCATCAGATACTGCGGCCGGGCCTCGATCGGGCTGGTCACAATGGGTCTCGCGCCGGCGCGTCGGGGCGCCGGGCAGGTAATGGGCGCCCTCCTGCACCTCACGCGACAGGTTCGGGTTGTCCCACAGCGGGTAGAGCGAGCGGACGTGCGGGATGCTGCGCGTCGCGTAGTCGTCGTTCGGAATCCACTCCAGCGTCCCCGCCTTCCACGGATTCTCCGGCGCCGGGCGTCCCCCGGCCGAAGGCGTCGCGCGCCATGTCGATCAGCACCAGCAGGACGCCGAAGGCCATCACGAAGGCCCCGACGGTCGAGACCATGTTCAGGACGTTCCACCCCAGATCCCCCGGATAAGTGTAGACGCGCCGCGGCATGCCCATCAGGCCGCTGACATGCATGGGGAAGAAGGCGACGTTGAAACCGATGAACATCATCCAGAAGGCCCAGCGCCCCAGCCGCTCCGACAGCATCGTGCCCTTCAGCGTCGGCCACCAGTGATACAGCCCGGCGAAGACCGGGAAGACCATGCCGCCGATCAGCACGTAATGCAGATGCGCCACCACGAAGTAGCTGTCATGGGCCTGCCAGTCGAAGGGGATGACCGCCACCATCACGCCGGTCAGGCCGCCGGCCACGAAGATGAACAGGAAGCCCAGCAGAAACCACGTCGCCACCGTCCATTGCAGCCGCCCCTTGCCCAGCGTGGCGATCCAGGCGAAGACCTGGATTCCGGCGGGCACCGAAACGGCCATGCTGGCGGCGGAGAAGAAGCTGAGGCTCAGCGGCGGGATGCCTGTGGCGAACATGTGGTGCACCCACAGGCCGAAGCTGAAGAAGCCGGTGCCGACCAGCGCCACCACCACCCAGTCGTGACCGACCAGCGGCCTTTGCGCCAGCGTCGGCACCATCATCGACACCAGCCCCGCCGCCGGCAGGAAGATGATGTAGACCTCCGGATGGCCGAAGAACCAGAACAGGTGCTGCCAGAGCAGCGGGTCGCCGCCCCGCTCCGCGATGAAGAAGGGCCAGTCGAAGGCGCGCTCGATCTCCAGCAGCGCGGTCGCGATGATCACCGCCGGAAAGGCGAAGACGATCATCCCGGCCATGACCAGCATCGACCAGCAATAGACCGGGATCTTGTCCAGCGTCATGCCGGGCGGACGGGTGCGCAGGATGCCGACGATGATCTCGATGGCCCCGGCGATGGCCGAAATCTCGATAAAGCCGATCCCGAGCAGCCAGAAATCGGCGTTGATGCCGGGTGAGAACTTCATGCTGGTCAGCGGCGGGTACATGAACCAGCCGCCGTCCGGCGCCACCTCGAAGATCAGCGAGCAGAAGAAGGCCAGCCCGCCGAACAGATAGGCCCAGAAGGCGAAGGCCGACAGCCGCGGAAAGGGCAGATCGCGCGCCGCCAGCATGGAGGGCAGCAGGAAGACACCGATGGCCTCGACGATGGGCACGGCGAACAGGAACATCATGCCCGTGCCGTGCACGGTGAAGAACTGGTTGTAGAGGCTGTGCCCCAGCACGTCGTTTTCCGGCACGGCGAGCTGCGTCCGCATGACCAGCGCCAGCGTGCCCGAGATGACGAAGAACAGCAGCGCCGTGCCGATGTACAGCACCCCGATGATGTTGTTGTTCACCTCCTTCAGCAGGCCGAGGCCGGAGGTCGGTTTCCAGGCGCGCTTCAGCGCCTCCAGTTCCTCCTTCGGACGCGGCAGGCGGTTGGGCAGGGCGGCATCGTCGAGCGGCGGGGTCATTTCAGGCTCTCCAGCCACACGGCGATGGCGTGCAGATCGTCGCCGCCCAGGATCGGGAAGGACGGCATGCGGTTCTCCGGCTTGATGTGCTGCGCCCCGGCGATCCAGCCGGCCAGAGCCTCCGGCGTGTTGGGCAGCGTCCCGGCGGCCAGCGCGCCGCGCCCGCCGACATGGGTCAGGTCCGGCCCGGCCGCCCCGTTGGCCGGCGTCCCGCGCACCGTGTGGCAGGACCCGCAGCCGGAGTGCAGGAAGGCGTCGCGCCCGGCAGCCTGCTGCGGCCCGTCGGGCTCCGCGGCGGGGCGGCGCTCGGAGGCCAGCCACTCATCGAAACGGTCGGGCGGCTCCACCACCACGTCGAAGGCCATCAGCGCGTGCTGGGCGCCGCAATATTCAGCGCATTGACCGCGGTAGGTGCCGGGCTGCTCCCCGACCAGGATCAGCCGGTTCTCGTGGCCGGGGATCATGTCCATCTTGCCACCCAGGCTGGGCACCCAGAAGCTGTGGATGACATCCGCCGCGGTCACCACCACCTCCACCGGCCGCCCGGCCGGGATGACGAGGCGGTTGGCGGTGCGCAGCACCTCACCCCCCTCCCCGGCGCCGGGATAGCGGATCTCCCACCACCACATGTAGCCGGTGACCTCGATGCGCAGCGGCTCCACACCGCCGGTGTCCGACAACTGCCGGGCCACGGCGAACTCGTAGACCTGAAGCGCCGTCAGAGTGACGATGGGAAAGACGATGCCGCCGCCGATGATCCAGGCGCGGCTTCCGGGGAAACGTTCCGGCCGGGCGATGACGGCGTAACCCGCCAGCGCCATGACGAAAAGGAAGATGACCCCACCCCCGGCGACCAGGATCAGCGTCAGGTCGAGGATCGCCTCGGCGTTGCGTCCGGCGGGGTGGAGCGCGGATTGCGGACCCCGCTCGCAGGCCGCCAGGAGCCCCATTCCGCCGGCCAGGGCCGCTCCCCGCCAACTCCGTCTGCGTCCCTCGCTGCGGCCAGACCTGCGGTCCATGCACCCCCCTCGCGGCGTTGGCCCGCGGCGGCGGGCATCGTCGTTGCACGGCTAAACTCACGGCAAGGCCGCAGGTTCCGCCGGAACTTCGGTCATCGGGGGAGCATTCATTCGGGGACGAACACTCACAACCGCCGGAGCGTCCCATCCATGCGCAGAGTTCTGACGATCATCGGGCTGGTTCTGGGCGCCCAAGCGGTGGGGGGCTTCCTGTTCGCCTGGTCGGGGCTCTACAGCGTCGCCGCCAGCAAGGAGCACTGGCCGCCGGTCTACTGGTTCTTCAGCATGGCGATGCGCAGCTCCATCGAGACGCACGCCGCCTTCGTGAGCGATCCGCCCGACCTGGACGACCCGGCGCTGATCCGGCGCGGCGCAGGACACTACGAGGACGGCTGCGCTCCCTGCCACGGCGCGCCGGACGTCGGGCGCAACCCGATCTCGCGCCACATGCTGCCCACCCCGCCCTTCCTGCCGGGTCATGCCGGGGATTGGACGGACAAGCAGCTCTATTGGATCACCTACAACGGCATCAAATACGCCGGCATGCCCGCTTGGCCGGCGCAGGCGCGCGACGACGAGCCCTGGGCGGTGGCCGCCTTCCTGCGCCGGCTCGACGGCATGAGCGCCGAGGAATACCGCCGCCTCGCCTTCGGGGAAACGCCGCCGGACGGCGACCGCTCGGCCCTGAGTGACTTGGCGATGCTGGACGGCTCCGCCCGCGAGGTGCTGGACAATTGCGCCCGCTGCCACGGCTATGACGGTGCCGGGGGCGGCCCCGGGGACAGCACCGCCGCCTTCCCCCGCCTGTCCGGCCAGAACGCCGACTATCTCTTCCACGCGCTGAAGGCCTACGCCGAGGGCGGGCGGCACAGCGGCATCATGCAGCCGGTGGCCGCCGGGTTGGACGATTCGATCCTGCGCATCCTGGCCGACCATTATGCGGGGCAGACGGCGGCCCCCTACCCGCCCCCGCCCGCCGACGCCGATCCGGCCCTTCTGGAACTGGGCGCCCGGCTGGCCGAGTCCGGCGACCGCGCCACCGGGGTTCCGGCCTGTTCCGGCTGCCATGGCGAGGACCGCGACCCGCGCTACCCCCGCCTCGACGGCCAGCACGCGAGCTACATCGCCGACCAGCTCCGCCTCTGGCAGAAGGACGCGCACGGCGACACGCCGCTGTCCAGGATCATGGGCGCCGCTGTCCGCAACCTGACGGAGGAGCAGATCCGCGCCCTATCCCTGCACTACGCGCAGAGCCGCCCGCGGCAGACGGCGGAGACGGAGGGAGAGCGCTGAACCTTGCCCCCGACCAAGCGCCACCCGTTCAAGAACAATAGTAGTTAGGCTTGCTGATTTTCCGTCTCACGGAATAATTCGCGCATTCCTCTGACGGGCGGGATGAAGCGGGACCTATGGTTCTGCGCCCACGGAGCACAGGCCACGAAGGCAGCCCGTGGGCGGATCAATCATGGGAGGAATCGATGTCCAAACGCTTTTCCCTGCTCCTGTCCACCGCGGCGGTCCTGACGGTGCTCGGCACCCTGCCGGCCTACGCCGCCGATCCCGCCCTGGAAGCCAACGTCCGCAAGACGGTGAGCCCGCAGACCCAGACCTGGCTCGCCGACCCGGCGGTCGTCGACGCCGTCAAGGCCCAGAACGCTCAGAACAAGGGCCTCGACCAGGCCAAGATCGACGCCATGGACAACGACTGGAAGGCGGCGGCCAAGGCCAAGTCCGCCAACCCCACCTACGACAAGATCGCCGCGAACGCCGTGACCAAGCGTCTGAAGGAGGTGACGGACAAGAGCAACGGCCGGATCGTGGAAATCCTGCTGATGGACAACCGCGGCCTGAACGTGGCCCAGACCGGCGGCACCTCCGACTATTGGCAGGGCGACGAGCCGAAGTGGCAGAAGGTCTACAGCGGCGGCTCCGACCTCTACATGACCGACCCGGAGAAGGACGCCGGGACGAACGCCATGCTGACCGAGGTCAGTGTTCCCGTGCTCGATCCGGCCAGCAAGGAGAAGATCGGGGTGGCGATGATCGTGCTCGACACCAACAAGCTCGGCAACTGACGGGGCGCGGCTTCCCGCCGGCCCATCCCGCCGGGCCGCCAACGGGAAGCCGCCGGGAAGCCGCCCTACCCGGCGTTCTCCACCAGGAAGCGCTGGAAAGCGTCCACGTCCAGCGGGCGGCTGATCAGGAAGCCCTGGATGCGCGTGCAGCGCTGGCGGCGCAGCATGTCCGCCTGCTCCTCCGTCTCCACCCCTTCGGCGATGGTGTCGAAGCCCAGGCTGTCGGCGAGGTTCACGATGGTGTTGACGATGGCCGGGTCGGTGGAGGACTGCACGATGTCGCGGACGAAGCTGCGGTCGATCTTCAGCGTGTTGATCGGGAACCGCTTCAGATAGGCCAGGGAGGAATAGCCGGTCCCGAAATCGTCGATGGACAGGCGGATGCCGATCCCCTTCAGCCCGTGCAGGATGGTCACCGCCTTCTCGATGTCGCCGATCATGGCGCCCTCGGTCAGCTCCAGTTCCAGCCGCTCCGGCGGAACGCCGCTGCGCTCCACCACGTCGCGCACGAAGTTCACCAGACGCGCGTCCTGGAACTGGCGTGGCGACAGGTTGACCGACACCGACGCGATGTCCAGCCCGGCGGCCAGCCAGCCGGCCAGCCGGCCGCAGGCCTCCCTCAGGGTCCAGGCGCCGATTTCCCAGATCAGGCCGGTCTCCTCGGCCAGCGGGATGAACTCCGCCGGGCTGACGAGGCCGCGCACCGGGTGGTGCCAGCGGATCAGCGCCTCCGCCCCGATCACCCGGTGGAAGCCGCGCTGCGGCATGTCCACCTTGGGCTGGAAATGCAGCTCGAACTCCTCGCCGGTCGCGGCGGCGCGGCGCAGGTCGCTTTCCAGCCCCAGCGTGAAGCCGGTGCGCTCCCGCATGCCCGCCTCATAGAAGACGAACTTGCATTCCGGGTTGCGCTTGGCGTGGTACATGGCGAGGTCGGCGTTGCGCAGGAGCTGGTCCGCCGTCTCGCCGTCGTCGGGAAAGAAGGCGACGCCGATCGAGGCGCCGCAGAACAGTTCCTGATTGTGGACGGCGAAGGGCTCGCCCATCGAATAGAGCACCTTCTCGACCAGCCGGGCGCCGGCGGCGCGGTCCACCGCGTCGGGCGCCACGATCAGGAACTCGTCGCCGCCCAGCCGGCCCACCGTGTCGGACACGCGGGTGCAGTTGCGCAGCCGCTTGGCCACCAGCTTCAGCAGGTCGTCACCGGCGTGGTGGCCCAGCGTGTCGTTCACCTGCTTGAAGCGGTTGAGGTCGAGGAAGGCCACGGCGACCTTGGTGCGCATGCGCTGGGCGCGCACGATGGCCTCCTCCAGCCGCTCGCAGACCAGCCAGCGGTTGGGCAGGTCGGTCAGCCGGTCGAAGCTGGCCTGATAGCGGATCTGGTGTTCCTGGTACTTGCGCTGGCTGATGTCGGCGAGCGTCAGCACGTAATGCTCCAGCGCCCCGCCCGGCGCACGCACCGCCGTGACCGACAGCGAGGCCGCGAAGGCGTCGCCGGAATGGCGG harbors:
- the coxB gene encoding cytochrome c oxidase subunit II, with product MDRRSGRSEGRRRSWRGAALAGGMGLLAACERGPQSALHPAGRNAEAILDLTLILVAGGGVIFLFVMALAGYAVIARPERFPGSRAWIIGGGIVFPIVTLTALQVYEFAVARQLSDTGGVEPLRIEVTGYMWWWEIRYPGAGEGGEVLRTANRLVIPAGRPVEVVVTAADVIHSFWVPSLGGKMDMIPGHENRLILVGEQPGTYRGQCAEYCGAQHALMAFDVVVEPPDRFDEWLASERRPAAEPDGPQQAAGRDAFLHSGCGSCHTVRGTPANGAAGPDLTHVGGRGALAAGTLPNTPEALAGWIAGAQHIKPENRMPSFPILGGDDLHAIAVWLESLK
- a CDS encoding c-type cytochrome: MRRVLTIIGLVLGAQAVGGFLFAWSGLYSVAASKEHWPPVYWFFSMAMRSSIETHAAFVSDPPDLDDPALIRRGAGHYEDGCAPCHGAPDVGRNPISRHMLPTPPFLPGHAGDWTDKQLYWITYNGIKYAGMPAWPAQARDDEPWAVAAFLRRLDGMSAEEYRRLAFGETPPDGDRSALSDLAMLDGSAREVLDNCARCHGYDGAGGGPGDSTAAFPRLSGQNADYLFHALKAYAEGGRHSGIMQPVAAGLDDSILRILADHYAGQTAAPYPPPPADADPALLELGARLAESGDRATGVPACSGCHGEDRDPRYPRLDGQHASYIADQLRLWQKDAHGDTPLSRIMGAAVRNLTEEQIRALSLHYAQSRPRQTAETEGER
- a CDS encoding PDC sensor domain-containing protein, translating into MSKRFSLLLSTAAVLTVLGTLPAYAADPALEANVRKTVSPQTQTWLADPAVVDAVKAQNAQNKGLDQAKIDAMDNDWKAAAKAKSANPTYDKIAANAVTKRLKEVTDKSNGRIVEILLMDNRGLNVAQTGGTSDYWQGDEPKWQKVYSGGSDLYMTDPEKDAGTNAMLTEVSVPVLDPASKEKIGVAMIVLDTNKLGN
- a CDS encoding putative bifunctional diguanylate cyclase/phosphodiesterase, yielding MSQETEEQYRSIFENAVEGIYQTTVDGRYLRVNPALSRIYGYRSPADLIDNLTDIAGQLYVDPGKREAFARLMAERDVVQSFEARVFRNDGSIIWISENARCVRDPQGRIRYYEGTVQDITERKQHEEKIRLLATVFDSVADGILIVDPDLSVQAVNPAYEVMTDFQREALLNRPLVIFAPGSHERAFIDDIWRTARTEGRWQGEVTSFRHSGDAFAASLSVTAVRAPGGALEHYVLTLADISQRKYQEHQIRYQASFDRLTDLPNRWLVCERLEEAIVRAQRMRTKVAVAFLDLNRFKQVNDTLGHHAGDDLLKLVAKRLRNCTRVSDTVGRLGGDEFLIVAPDAVDRAAGARLVEKVLYSMGEPFAVHNQELFCGASIGVAFFPDDGETADQLLRNADLAMYHAKRNPECKFVFYEAGMRERTGFTLGLESDLRRAAATGEEFELHFQPKVDMPQRGFHRVIGAEALIRWHHPVRGLVSPAEFIPLAEETGLIWEIGAWTLREACGRLAGWLAAGLDIASVSVNLSPRQFQDARLVNFVRDVVERSGVPPERLELELTEGAMIGDIEKAVTILHGLKGIGIRLSIDDFGTGYSSLAYLKRFPINTLKIDRSFVRDIVQSSTDPAIVNTIVNLADSLGFDTIAEGVETEEQADMLRRQRCTRIQGFLISRPLDVDAFQRFLVENAG